A window from Leuconostoc mesenteroides subsp. mesenteroides encodes these proteins:
- a CDS encoding response regulator, with the protein MNYKIFIVEDNQEIVSLLKKGLVSWGLSTVSCKDFNHVEEEIEMCSPHLVLMDINLPYYNGFFWTQKIRQNNMIPIIFLSSRDEESDMIMAMNFGADDYITKPFNIDLLIVKINALLRREYSFGVEKKHSEFQGYTLNIIDNQLVYDNREVVLSKNETKLLYLLFAHPNQLVTREDIMATLWDNEMFVDKNTLSVTLTRLRNKVTKIGFSKYLQTVKGKGIKLSD; encoded by the coding sequence ATGAATTATAAAATTTTTATAGTTGAGGATAACCAAGAAATCGTGAGCCTGTTGAAAAAGGGGTTGGTTAGTTGGGGACTAAGCACAGTCAGTTGTAAAGATTTTAATCATGTTGAAGAAGAAATCGAAATGTGTTCGCCCCATTTAGTTTTGATGGATATTAATTTACCATATTATAATGGCTTTTTTTGGACACAGAAAATACGTCAAAATAACATGATACCAATCATTTTTTTATCTAGCCGTGATGAAGAAAGCGATATGATTATGGCTATGAATTTTGGAGCAGATGATTATATTACTAAGCCGTTTAATATAGATTTATTAATCGTCAAAATTAATGCATTGCTAAGGCGCGAATATAGCTTTGGTGTGGAGAAAAAGCATTCAGAATTTCAAGGTTATACCTTGAATATTATTGATAATCAGTTAGTATATGATAATCGAGAGGTTGTTCTCTCTAAAAATGAAACAAAGCTACTGTACCTTTTATTTGCGCATCCAAATCAACTTGTTACCAGAGAAGATATCATGGCTACTTTATGGGATAACGAAATGTTCGTTGATAAGAATACACTATCCGTTACGCTAACAAGATTGCGTAACAAAGTGACAAAAATTGGATTTTCAAAGTATTTACAAACTGTTAAAGGTAAGGGGATTAAACTCAGTGATTAA
- a CDS encoding sensor histidine kinase, whose protein sequence is MIKNILRLAWQFLFDFWYLYVSFALTFLLLMWSVIMRSLSLDSMFDVLWGGFYILIIITCILFWKWYRAHRMLIQLMYEEEGHGLSNILTLSSHERIYQQLIKKQQLNQEKMQAQLNEDANDMQDYYAMWAHQIKVPLSVLDLMNQTGTIEKYETSNQLLVVNQYLDMMLQFIRLKNFNQDIAYQHMSVQKSLRSVIKDYKYWFIHKDLAVSINEFDFSVVSDAKWLRFVFEQVIFNAIKYTPHGKINIICQNDNQVIIKDTGIGIAQNDLPMIFNQGYTGFNGRINGNASGLGLYMVKRILNNLGHDITIQSEVNIGTTVIINFQQTAIK, encoded by the coding sequence GTGATTAAAAATATATTGAGATTAGCTTGGCAATTTTTATTTGATTTTTGGTATCTGTACGTTTCATTTGCGTTAACTTTTCTTTTACTAATGTGGAGCGTAATCATGCGATCACTAAGTCTAGACTCGATGTTCGATGTCCTTTGGGGCGGTTTTTATATTTTAATTATTATTACTTGTATTTTATTTTGGAAATGGTACCGAGCACATAGGATGCTGATTCAGTTAATGTATGAAGAAGAGGGACATGGATTATCAAATATTTTAACTTTGTCTAGTCACGAACGAATCTACCAACAATTGATTAAAAAACAACAATTGAATCAAGAAAAAATGCAGGCACAGTTAAATGAAGATGCAAATGACATGCAAGATTACTATGCAATGTGGGCCCATCAAATTAAAGTGCCGCTGTCAGTTTTAGATTTGATGAACCAAACTGGGACAATTGAAAAATATGAAACTAGTAATCAATTGTTAGTGGTCAACCAGTATTTGGATATGATGTTGCAGTTTATCCGTTTAAAAAATTTTAATCAAGATATAGCGTATCAGCATATGAGTGTCCAAAAGTCTTTAAGATCAGTAATCAAAGACTATAAATATTGGTTTATCCATAAAGATTTGGCTGTTAGCATAAATGAATTTGATTTTTCTGTTGTTAGTGATGCGAAATGGCTTAGATTTGTATTCGAACAGGTTATATTTAATGCAATTAAATATACACCACATGGCAAAATAAATATTATTTGTCAAAATGATAATCAGGTTATTATTAAAGACACAGGCATTGGTATTGCTCAAAATGATTTACCGATGATTTTCAATCAAGGTTACACAGGATTTAATGGGCGTATTAATGGCAATGCAAGCGGTCTTGGTTTGTACATGGTTAAAAGAATTTTAAATAATTTAGGTCACGATATAACCATTCAATCTGAAGTGAATATTGGTACAACAGTCATAATTAATTTTCAACAAACTGCAATTAAATAG
- a CDS encoding ATP-binding cassette domain-containing protein — MTLLKVEHLKKEYQSKFKNNTVVALADVSFEVEKGEFIAIMGESGSGKSTLLNCIATLDQPTAGTVSLNNQNFKHLSDKQLAAFRRDHLGFVFQDFNLLDTMSVADNIYLPLILAKNTNNKEQKLNNLAKQLGLQDLLNKYPYELSGGQKQRVAIGRAWITNPEILLADEPTGALDSKNSADILSIFEQYNQQNQTILMVTHSALAASRAQRVLFIKDGKVFHQTYRGNKTEQEMLLTISDAMTNLLGGIA; from the coding sequence ATGACACTACTTAAAGTTGAGCATTTGAAAAAGGAATATCAGAGTAAATTTAAAAACAATACGGTTGTTGCCTTGGCTGATGTCAGTTTTGAGGTAGAAAAGGGTGAGTTTATTGCCATTATGGGTGAGTCTGGTTCAGGTAAATCGACTTTGCTAAACTGTATAGCTACACTTGATCAACCAACAGCAGGAACTGTTTCTTTAAATAATCAGAATTTCAAACATTTATCAGATAAACAATTAGCTGCTTTTCGTCGCGATCATCTGGGGTTTGTGTTTCAAGATTTTAATCTGCTTGATACAATGTCAGTTGCGGATAATATATATTTACCGCTTATATTAGCTAAAAATACAAATAACAAGGAGCAGAAACTGAACAATCTTGCTAAGCAGTTGGGATTACAGGATCTATTGAATAAGTACCCATATGAGTTATCTGGCGGACAAAAACAGCGAGTGGCTATTGGTAGGGCTTGGATCACAAATCCAGAAATTTTATTAGCTGATGAACCGACAGGCGCTCTAGACTCTAAGAATTCAGCTGATATTTTGTCAATATTTGAACAATATAATCAGCAAAATCAAACAATATTAATGGTTACGCATTCTGCTTTGGCCGCTAGTCGTGCTCAAAGAGTTTTATTTATTAAAGACGGAAAAGTATTTCATCAAACATACCGAGGCAATAAAACGGAACAAGAAATGTTACTGACAATTAGTGATGCGATGACTAATTTATTAGGGGGAATTGCTTAA
- a CDS encoding FtsX-like permease family protein has translation MLYWKLAWQSIIKNKLEYLPFMLAGSAAVALNMVIQLLIFSKGVKKIAANVSVIEMLTFSQIIIAIFSIIFLLYTYSFLSKRKKSEFGLFSILGLQKTDLIKISWRQQFISFMAITFFGLVSGVVFSKVLILLFMKLVGGTEFQLNITIVSIIFIVVFFMLCFLFLLTTDIFSILKLKTISLLHATEKGESEPKSHWVLFGLGLVLLTVGYYMSVTVHSPLKAISQFFIAVLLVVFATYILFIVASTIILKVMKRSGKYYYQANHFITVSNMLFRMKQSATGLASITLLTTMSLVVIVTTVSMFVGQEDYVNQKFPRAVILTNTSDRKVPVESVRKEARKNGIKISKPYRLEISTAIAGNLTNQGKLQPLTGDSVGSVDNWSEIQFITEKQYKYMDNSSANSLQANEIYVYDRQGTFNERSITFLNKKYHVKSVLKKIKGIPSVQPNMTHSLIVVVPSKSVTSTLGNAFNDIGDTKQNIIYKNQLLFNVTGTKQQREEFLKEVSQTYNITSEDRFSTMSVLKEFYGGFFFIGLVFSVSFIMATGLIIYYKQISEGRSDQKQFDILQKIGMSSQEVKKTIRSQIIWIFGLPVVVAIVHLCFAMPMIHKILQLFGIIIGPVVYLTTVLTVISIVVIYYLIYLKTSKTYYHQVSRRIS, from the coding sequence ATGTTGTATTGGAAATTAGCTTGGCAATCAATTATAAAAAACAAGTTAGAGTACCTACCATTTATGTTAGCAGGCAGTGCTGCTGTCGCTTTGAACATGGTTATTCAGTTACTGATTTTTTCAAAGGGTGTCAAAAAAATAGCAGCAAACGTCTCTGTAATTGAAATGCTTACGTTTTCTCAAATCATAATTGCTATTTTTTCTATTATTTTTCTGCTTTATACATATAGTTTTCTAAGTAAACGAAAAAAGTCTGAGTTTGGCCTTTTCAGCATTTTAGGCTTGCAAAAAACTGATTTGATTAAAATTAGCTGGAGACAACAATTTATTTCTTTTATGGCAATTACTTTTTTTGGTCTCGTTAGTGGTGTCGTGTTCAGTAAAGTATTAATATTACTATTTATGAAGCTGGTGGGCGGTACAGAATTTCAGTTAAACATCACAATCGTGTCAATAATATTTATTGTTGTATTTTTTATGTTATGTTTTTTATTTTTGCTGACAACAGATATATTTTCGATTCTTAAACTTAAAACAATATCTTTATTGCATGCAACTGAAAAGGGAGAATCAGAACCCAAAAGTCACTGGGTATTATTCGGCCTTGGCCTCGTTCTGTTAACGGTGGGATACTATATGTCCGTAACAGTTCATTCACCTTTAAAAGCAATTAGCCAATTTTTTATAGCTGTACTGCTAGTTGTTTTTGCGACATATATTCTGTTTATTGTAGCTTCGACGATTATTTTAAAAGTAATGAAACGAAGTGGAAAGTATTACTACCAAGCAAATCATTTTATAACTGTGTCGAATATGTTATTTAGAATGAAGCAGAGCGCAACGGGTCTGGCTAGTATTACGCTATTAACCACTATGTCACTGGTTGTGATTGTTACAACAGTTTCAATGTTTGTTGGACAAGAAGACTATGTCAATCAAAAATTCCCACGAGCTGTTATTTTGACAAATACATCTGACCGAAAAGTCCCCGTCGAATCTGTAAGAAAAGAAGCTAGGAAGAATGGTATAAAAATAAGTAAACCATACAGATTGGAAATTAGTACTGCGATTGCTGGTAATTTAACAAATCAAGGAAAGTTACAACCTTTAACTGGTGATTCTGTTGGAAGTGTTGATAATTGGTCTGAAATCCAGTTTATAACAGAAAAACAGTATAAATATATGGATAACAGTAGCGCGAACAGCTTACAGGCTAATGAAATCTATGTCTATGATAGACAAGGAACATTCAATGAGCGCAGCATCACTTTTTTGAATAAAAAATATCATGTGAAAAGTGTGTTAAAAAAGATTAAAGGAATCCCTAGCGTTCAGCCTAATATGACGCATTCACTGATAGTAGTTGTGCCTTCTAAGAGTGTTACAAGTACGCTAGGAAATGCGTTTAATGATATAGGTGATACAAAACAGAATATTATTTATAAAAACCAGTTATTATTCAATGTAACAGGTACTAAGCAGCAAAGAGAAGAATTCTTAAAAGAAGTATCTCAGACATACAATATTACGAGTGAAGATAGATTTTCAACAATGTCGGTACTAAAAGAATTTTATGGTGGATTTTTCTTTATTGGTTTAGTCTTTTCAGTTAGTTTTATTATGGCAACTGGTTTGATTATTTATTACAAGCAAATATCTGAGGGACGTTCTGACCAAAAGCAATTTGATATTTTGCAAAAAATCGGTATGTCCAGTCAAGAAGTTAAGAAAACAATTCGTTCACAAATCATTTGGATCTTTGGTCTGCCTGTTGTTGTTGCGATAGTGCACTTATGTTTTGCGATGCCAATGATTCATAAAATTCTGCAATTGTTTGGTATAATTATTGGTCCAGTAGTTTATCTGACCACTGTACTAACAGTGATATCGATAGTTGTAATTTATTACTTAATCTATCTGAAAACATCGAAAACATATTATCATCAGGTTTCAAGAAGAATATCTTAG
- a CDS encoding oxidoreductase, producing the protein MSHNQKESNKIMKLGIGTNKVGGHNLFDGLKDADGFDIIREALDSKVQMIDTAYMYGLGRSEEIIGEVLKKYSRSNFKIATKAAQDPDNELKINNTPTFLKKAVDDALIRLQTDYIDIFYIHFPDENTPKDEAVAALNDLKESGKIRAVGLSNFSLEQIKEANKNGQVDYVEDAYSLVHREAENKLWPYLQENHIDFVPYFPLASGLLTGKYSLADADKFDQFTKAQFETIISALKIVEKIAENHNASISQTILAWYVANPSISAVIPGARNASQVSNNVATLNIDLTETEYQQIDRAFEKF; encoded by the coding sequence ATGTCACATAATCAAAAAGAAAGCAATAAAATTATGAAGCTGGGCATTGGTACCAACAAGGTAGGTGGCCATAATTTATTTGATGGTTTAAAAGATGCAGACGGCTTTGATATAATTCGTGAAGCGTTGGATTCAAAGGTGCAAATGATTGATACAGCCTATATGTATGGTCTTGGTCGTTCGGAAGAAATTATTGGTGAAGTACTGAAAAAGTACTCTCGATCAAACTTTAAAATTGCTACCAAAGCGGCACAAGATCCAGATAATGAATTGAAAATAAATAACACACCAACTTTCCTTAAAAAGGCAGTTGATGATGCTTTGATAAGACTTCAGACGGACTATATTGATATTTTCTATATTCATTTCCCTGATGAAAATACGCCCAAAGATGAAGCAGTTGCTGCTCTAAATGATTTGAAAGAATCTGGGAAAATTCGTGCAGTGGGTTTGTCAAACTTCAGTTTAGAACAAATTAAAGAAGCTAATAAAAATGGTCAGGTAGACTATGTAGAAGATGCATATAGTTTAGTACATCGCGAAGCGGAAAATAAATTATGGCCCTACTTGCAAGAAAATCATATTGATTTTGTACCATATTTCCCATTAGCTTCTGGGCTTTTAACAGGGAAATACAGCCTGGCAGATGCTGATAAGTTTGATCAGTTTACAAAAGCGCAATTTGAAACAATTATCTCTGCCTTAAAAATTGTTGAGAAAATAGCGGAAAATCACAATGCTTCAATTTCACAAACTATTCTGGCTTGGTACGTTGCTAACCCTAGCATTAGTGCGGTTATTCCTGGGGCACGTAACGCAAGCCAAGTGTCTAATAATGTTGCTACATTAAACATCGACTTAACTGAAACCGAGTATCAGCAAATTGACCGGGCATTTGAAAAGTTTTAG
- a CDS encoding helix-turn-helix domain-containing protein, which yields MREFKSNIIKEKRKLRNMSQAQLGDIVGSQAMVSRIENGQILPNVQTLFILCNKLEITVEEYFYSVFGPEQNTTNFRNKLDKLYEQGNTDELRKILSHYKHHNSLDIATKHRMLMVQSTIYHLFFQSADEIDQNILFSYFDKIINWRLYDIYLFESTINMLPVKKTKSYFLDILLQYNNESNVMCYPDIISNTIIKYLETSIMQKNDNITIFLLNKLEMEKISLNTNQQLWKLFLTGIYYNNEKKIKEAYNITEYLNDVNTTQLFDRILSHYTKK from the coding sequence ATGCGAGAATTTAAAAGCAACATTATCAAAGAAAAAAGAAAATTAAGAAATATGTCTCAAGCACAACTGGGTGATATTGTTGGTTCCCAGGCCATGGTTTCCAGAATAGAAAATGGGCAAATTTTACCAAATGTTCAAACATTATTTATTCTTTGTAACAAACTTGAGATTACTGTTGAAGAATATTTCTATAGTGTATTTGGTCCAGAGCAAAATACGACAAATTTTAGAAATAAGCTTGATAAGCTCTACGAGCAAGGGAATACTGATGAATTACGCAAAATATTGTCACACTATAAGCATCATAATTCATTAGATATAGCAACAAAGCATCGCATGCTAATGGTACAATCAACTATTTATCATCTTTTCTTTCAATCAGCGGATGAAATTGATCAAAATATACTTTTTTCGTATTTTGATAAAATTATTAATTGGCGTCTATACGATATTTATCTGTTTGAATCTACCATTAACATGCTTCCTGTTAAGAAAACAAAATCGTATTTCTTAGACATTTTGCTACAATACAACAACGAATCTAATGTCATGTGCTACCCTGACATAATTTCTAATACAATAATTAAATATTTGGAAACCAGTATCATGCAAAAGAACGATAACATTACTATTTTTTTACTTAACAAATTGGAAATGGAAAAAATATCACTCAACACGAATCAACAACTATGGAAATTATTTCTAACCGGAATTTACTATAATAACGAGAAGAAGATAAAAGAGGCTTATAACATTACAGAATATTTAAATGATGTTAATACCACCCAATTATTTGATAGGATATTGTCTCACTACACTAAAAAGTAA
- a CDS encoding SDR family oxidoreductase: protein MTNINGKYGKQNFPKQSQPEPGLQSKMSPTPDDGATTYVGHDRLKHKKALITGGDSGIGRSVAIAYAHEGADIVLNYLPEEEADAQEVRGIVEAIGRKIKLVPGDLKNETFSQKLIEETVSFFGDLSILTLVAGKQQAEVDIANLSTEQITDTYATNVFSIIWLVKAALPHMQPGSSIITTNSIQAEQPSSFLVDYAGTKAAIKNMTMSLAKQLANRGIRVNSVAPGPIWTPLQIIGGQLPENIPTFGQSTPIGRAGQPAELAGAYVFLASDESSYVTGESINVTGGLK from the coding sequence ATGACAAACATAAATGGAAAATATGGCAAGCAGAATTTTCCAAAACAGAGTCAACCTGAACCAGGATTACAAAGCAAGATGTCGCCAACACCGGATGATGGTGCAACAACCTATGTAGGGCATGACCGACTAAAACATAAGAAAGCACTAATAACCGGTGGTGACTCAGGAATCGGCAGATCTGTGGCGATAGCGTATGCACATGAAGGTGCTGATATTGTGTTAAATTATCTTCCTGAAGAAGAGGCCGATGCACAAGAAGTTAGAGGCATTGTTGAAGCAATAGGTCGTAAAATCAAACTAGTGCCGGGTGATTTAAAGAATGAAACATTCAGCCAAAAGTTGATTGAAGAAACAGTTTCATTTTTTGGTGATTTGAGTATCTTGACATTGGTAGCTGGTAAACAACAAGCGGAAGTTGATATTGCAAATTTGTCGACAGAACAAATAACTGATACTTATGCAACAAATGTTTTTAGTATTATTTGGCTTGTGAAGGCAGCTTTGCCACATATGCAACCGGGTAGTAGTATTATAACAACGAACTCTATTCAGGCGGAGCAACCATCGTCATTTCTTGTGGATTATGCAGGTACAAAAGCTGCTATCAAAAATATGACGATGAGTTTGGCTAAACAATTAGCTAATCGGGGAATTCGTGTGAATAGTGTGGCACCTGGTCCTATTTGGACACCTTTGCAGATTATTGGTGGACAGTTACCGGAAAATATTCCGACATTTGGTCAATCGACACCTATTGGTAGGGCTGGTCAACCAGCAGAATTAGCCGGTGCTTATGTTTTTTTGGCTTCAGATGAATCTAGCTATGTAACGGGCGAGTCAATCAATGTTACTGGTGGTTTAAAGTAA
- a CDS encoding GlsB/YeaQ/YmgE family stress response membrane protein: MIWSLIVGAIIGAIAGAITNRGESMGWISNIIAGLIGSAIGQALLGQWGPSLAGMAIIPSIIGAVILVLVVSMVFGIRAKQ, encoded by the coding sequence ATGATTTGGTCATTAATTGTAGGTGCAATTATCGGTGCCATTGCAGGCGCCATTACAAATCGTGGTGAGTCAATGGGGTGGATTAGCAATATTATTGCTGGTCTAATCGGATCGGCTATTGGTCAGGCTTTGTTAGGGCAATGGGGGCCTAGTTTGGCGGGAATGGCAATCATTCCTTCAATAATCGGGGCTGTGATTCTTGTATTAGTCGTGTCAATGGTGTTTGGGATACGAGCAAAACAGTAG
- the amaP gene encoding alkaline shock response membrane anchor protein AmaP has translation MKKSKKIILSIFSLGYLIGLCLLIWPKIIDEIFQFLAAFNIHLDFKSESFIYYYGLVLLALTVLVFLLILLWPVELPDIPLKQTKEGRLALSNHGINQFIQTKLSGEDLSNIKVKLKNTRRQRKFYIVADSVYKQTTVEELPRISNDLTKSLNNLLAGINRIPIKVDIKVNQKSNSKRKITRVI, from the coding sequence ATGAAGAAAAGTAAAAAAATAATTCTGAGTATTTTCAGCCTCGGATATTTAATTGGGCTTTGTTTGTTAATATGGCCAAAAATAATTGATGAAATATTTCAATTTTTAGCAGCGTTTAATATACATTTGGACTTTAAAAGTGAATCTTTCATTTATTACTACGGTCTTGTACTACTGGCACTGACCGTTCTTGTATTTTTACTCATACTACTGTGGCCAGTAGAATTACCAGATATTCCTTTAAAGCAAACAAAAGAGGGACGTCTTGCTTTGAGTAATCATGGCATCAACCAGTTTATTCAAACAAAACTCTCGGGCGAAGATTTATCGAATATTAAAGTGAAATTGAAAAATACTCGTCGTCAACGAAAATTTTATATTGTTGCTGATTCAGTGTATAAACAGACGACGGTTGAAGAGTTACCACGTATTTCAAACGATTTAACGAAAAGCCTGAATAATTTACTCGCTGGCATAAATCGAATTCCCATTAAAGTTGATATCAAAGTAAATCAGAAATCAAACTCAAAGCGTAAAATCACTCGTGTGATATAA
- a CDS encoding DUF2273 domain-containing protein yields MKDKKSINIWVGGLAGFILSTLLVTVGFWKTILIIVVTLLAGWIGYLLEAYDVDLSIVSKIFTRKN; encoded by the coding sequence ATGAAAGACAAAAAATCAATTAATATTTGGGTTGGTGGTCTTGCGGGTTTCATTCTGTCAACTTTATTAGTAACTGTAGGATTTTGGAAGACGATTTTAATTATAGTTGTTACCCTATTAGCAGGTTGGATCGGCTACTTGCTCGAAGCGTATGATGTCGATTTATCAATTGTCTCTAAAATATTTACGCGTAAAAATTAA
- a CDS encoding Asp23/Gls24 family envelope stress response protein translates to MTTEKATTQNTTTENRQPKGELTFDDKVIQKVVGYAIENVKGLLGVDGGFVANIKNKIVNTDNPTDGIGVEVGKEQVAVDLDIIMEYGHNAHDIYKQLTEVITKQVRETTSLTLVELNVEVVDIQTHKEFDESQTSLQDRVTDAGSTIKQKTSEGVDAVKKTTSQVVSDNDNRVK, encoded by the coding sequence ATGACTACAGAAAAAGCAACTACACAAAACACCACAACAGAGAATCGTCAACCTAAAGGTGAATTAACGTTTGATGACAAAGTGATTCAAAAGGTAGTGGGCTATGCAATTGAAAATGTGAAAGGGCTGCTAGGTGTTGACGGTGGTTTTGTCGCAAATATTAAAAATAAAATTGTTAATACTGATAACCCTACTGATGGCATTGGTGTTGAAGTCGGCAAAGAACAGGTTGCTGTTGATTTAGATATTATCATGGAATATGGACATAATGCACATGATATTTATAAGCAATTAACAGAAGTAATCACAAAGCAGGTACGAGAAACAACGAGTTTGACGCTAGTTGAGTTGAATGTTGAAGTAGTTGATATTCAAACACACAAAGAATTTGACGAATCACAAACTAGTTTACAAGATCGCGTAACAGACGCTGGCAGCACAATCAAGCAAAAGACTTCAGAGGGTGTTGATGCCGTGAAAAAAACAACTTCTCAAGTAGTCAGCGATAATGATAATCGTGTTAAGTAA
- a CDS encoding GlsB/YeaQ/YmgE family stress response membrane protein: MGLIWTLIVGAIIGAIAGAITSRGAAMGWISNIIAGLIGSWLGESLLGSWGPSLAGMALVPSIIGAVVLVLVVSWITSRTNK, encoded by the coding sequence ATGGGATTAATTTGGACACTTATTGTAGGTGCAATTATCGGTGCTATTGCAGGTGCAATTACAAGCCGTGGTGCAGCTATGGGCTGGATTAGTAACATCATTGCTGGTTTAATTGGTTCTTGGTTGGGTGAAAGTCTTCTTGGATCATGGGGACCAAGCTTAGCGGGAATGGCACTTGTTCCTTCAATTATTGGTGCAGTTGTATTAGTATTAGTCGTATCTTGGATTACTAGTCGTACAAATAAGTAA
- a CDS encoding aldo/keto reductase yields the protein MSLNELYELNDGHHLPKIGLGTFQIRGYQGVDQILNAIQNGYRLLDTSTNYDSEGAVGEAIRRSGVPRSQFYVTTKLPGKYHHFDDALKIIEESLLRLGLDYLDLYLIHWPLPKRDHYVEAWQALIEAQRRGLVRSIGVSNFEKEHLDKIISATGITPAVNQNEIHPYWPQESLVATNQEYGIVTEAWSPLGRGSSELTEPLILKLAEKYDKNAGQIILRWHIQRGILPVAKATTPQHQWHNLDIFDFRLTETEVSQISDLKRKDGRVDDQDPNEYEEFV from the coding sequence ATGAGTTTGAATGAGTTATATGAACTAAATGATGGGCATCACTTACCAAAAATAGGCTTAGGGACTTTTCAAATCCGAGGTTATCAAGGTGTTGACCAAATTTTAAATGCTATACAGAACGGTTACAGATTACTGGACACGTCTACCAATTATGATAGTGAAGGTGCGGTTGGAGAAGCTATTCGTCGTTCCGGTGTGCCACGTTCGCAATTTTATGTAACGACAAAACTGCCTGGCAAATATCACCATTTCGACGATGCTTTGAAGATTATTGAGGAATCGTTGCTTCGCCTAGGCTTAGACTATTTGGATCTTTATTTGATTCATTGGCCACTTCCTAAACGAGATCATTATGTAGAGGCTTGGCAAGCATTGATTGAGGCACAAAGGCGTGGATTGGTTCGTTCGATTGGGGTGTCCAACTTTGAAAAGGAACATCTGGATAAGATTATTTCAGCAACGGGAATTACACCTGCTGTTAACCAAAATGAAATTCATCCATATTGGCCGCAGGAATCATTGGTGGCTACTAATCAAGAGTATGGTATTGTAACTGAGGCTTGGAGCCCATTAGGACGAGGCAGTAGTGAATTAACAGAACCATTAATTTTAAAACTAGCCGAAAAATATGATAAAAACGCTGGTCAAATTATTTTGAGATGGCATATACAACGTGGTATTTTACCAGTTGCTAAAGCCACCACTCCTCAGCACCAGTGGCATAACTTAGATATTTTTGATTTCAGACTGACAGAGACTGAGGTTAGTCAAATATCCGATTTAAAACGTAAAGACGGGCGTGTGGATGACCAAGATCCAAACGAATATGAAGAATTTGTTTAA